From the genome of Numida meleagris isolate 19003 breed g44 Domestic line chromosome 32, NumMel1.0, whole genome shotgun sequence, one region includes:
- the LOC110389150 gene encoding glucagon-like codes for MKLICWLYLSGLVLAVLVPAAWQVAPRDTGDALRWPSYEAPSNTKRHSEGTFTSDFTRYLDKMKAKDFVHWLINTKRYSSTKRYMREEPRSVPFLAMLPAV; via the exons ATGAAGCTCATCTGCTGGCTGTACCTCTCCGGGCTGGTGTTGGCTGTGCTGGTCCCGGCAGCGTGGCAGGTGGCTCCCAGGGACACGGGGGATGCACTCAG ATGGCCCTCGTATGAAGCCCCATCCAACACAAAGCGACACTCGGAGGGGACCTTCACCAGCGACTTCACTCGCTACCTGGACAAGATGAAGGCCAAGGACTTCGTGCATTGGCTCATCAACACCAAGCGCTACAG CTCCACCAAGAGGTACATGAGGGAGGAGCCCCGCAGCGTCCCCTTCCTGGCCATGCTGCCAGCAGTGTAA